One part of the Coffea eugenioides isolate CCC68of chromosome 10, Ceug_1.0, whole genome shotgun sequence genome encodes these proteins:
- the LOC113750260 gene encoding ethylene-responsive transcription factor LEP-like, with the protein MENFSQMVARDQGRRSSRRSTRYLGVRRRQWGRYAAEIRNPYTKERHWLGTFDTAEEAAVAYDLASISFSGIQKARTNFVYPFLALPTPSPPSPPPPPPPTPDLEEVDQSCAEVSSFEDDDDDESLFIASVLESFRQSSFDGIQKD; encoded by the coding sequence ATGGAAAATTTTTCTCAAATGGTCGCCAGAGATCAAGGGAGAAGAAGCTCAAGACGCTCGACTAGATACCTAGGAGTTAGAAGGAGGCAATGGGGAAGATACGCAGCTGAGATAAGGAATCCATACACAAAAGAAAGACATTGGTTAGGCACATTTGACACTGCTGAAGAAGCTGCTGTGGCTTATGATCTTGCGTCCATTTCTTTCAGTGGCATTCAAAAAGCCCGCACCAATTTCGTTTACCCTTTTTTGGCTTTGCCAACACCATCGCCGCCGTCACCGCCTCCGCCTCCACCACCAACTCCTGATTTGGAAGAAGTTGATCAAAGCTGCGCGGAAGTAAGCAGTttcgaagatgatgatgatgatgagtcTCTTTTCATTGCTTCTGTCTTGGAGTCCTTCCGCCAATCCAGCTTTGATGGCATACAAAAGGATTGA